A genomic segment from Nitrospirota bacterium encodes:
- a CDS encoding ATP-binding protein: MTLPVILLVCFTVGVALGLYVLAAVRAALVRDWGTALAGRAVSTAEALDRFLFERVGDIQLLAEHPALHAGTSAEQATALRLARDAYGYYAWIDLADATGRVRASTDSSRLDRDASQEAWFVAGRRSVPAPVVEGPSLAPGSGQPGTLSFSAPIRGPHGEIRGVVSSRISLDVLRRFLDQVSRLAAEAGHPYDWVLLDRQGTVITERTPQSGGPVNLLEEGLPSARLAAEARAGQSGFVEELHVRRRVPVVTGYARTHGYGRFLGLDWTVLARLDRAAVYAPIDRLIWRVGGIGLLVVAPLTGFGVWAVRWLVREERALHETSQALTASVRVSEERAAALQTLIETARTLTAEPNLERLLSQITEAARNLTGARYAALALPQSGDPRLPPFIVSGMDDATQRAIGGLPTGRGLLGALPPDGSVLRLTDLTHHPASVGFPPHHPPMRSFLGVVIRAHGQPFGQLYLTEKQGTEEFTETDAQVIAALAAQAGVVIENVRLLDEVRQAEAQHRAAQAQLANVLDHSPDLIIFTDREGRITRFNRGAEQVLGYAAAEVLGTPIADLYGDPQERQAVLAELEATGHVVGREVRLRAKDGRPVTISLTLSPHRDPEGRPLGTVGLSKDITAAKRLEAALRTSNAELESFVYAVSHDLQTPLRGIHGFAELLLKRTAGRLDERERHYLARIQSGSRRMANLINDLLEYSRIERITHPFEMVRMEQVVGQVRAELGESLQRHGAELRYEGTLPDVWGDRVRLAQVWQNLLTNAIKYVRPGEPPRITVGGRAEDGTATFWVRDQGIGIPSRFHDQIFQLFRRLHLPEQYEGTGIGLAIAKRIVDFHRGRIWVESVEGQGSTFFFTIPRVPEGGEPADRAQDDSSSSGP, from the coding sequence ACATCCAGCTCTTGGCCGAGCATCCGGCGTTGCACGCCGGCACGTCGGCTGAGCAAGCGACGGCCTTGCGGCTCGCGCGCGACGCCTACGGGTACTACGCCTGGATCGACCTCGCCGATGCCACTGGGCGGGTTCGGGCCTCCACCGATTCGAGCCGACTGGACCGGGATGCGAGCCAGGAAGCCTGGTTTGTCGCGGGACGGCGATCCGTGCCCGCTCCGGTGGTCGAAGGCCCCTCGCTGGCTCCGGGGAGTGGGCAGCCGGGGACCCTTTCGTTTTCCGCCCCCATCCGTGGACCACATGGGGAGATCCGCGGGGTGGTGAGCAGCCGGATCTCGCTGGACGTTCTGCGCCGCTTCCTGGACCAGGTGAGTCGGCTGGCCGCGGAAGCGGGGCATCCCTATGACTGGGTGCTTCTGGATCGTCAGGGCACGGTGATCACGGAGCGGACCCCTCAATCAGGAGGCCCGGTGAACCTGCTGGAAGAGGGGCTCCCCTCCGCCAGGCTAGCCGCGGAGGCGCGAGCGGGACAGTCCGGCTTTGTGGAGGAATTGCATGTCCGCCGCCGGGTCCCGGTCGTGACCGGCTATGCCCGGACGCACGGCTATGGCCGCTTCCTTGGCTTGGACTGGACCGTCCTGGCGCGGCTGGACCGCGCGGCCGTCTACGCGCCGATCGACCGCCTCATCTGGCGGGTGGGCGGCATCGGCCTGCTCGTGGTGGCGCCGCTGACCGGCTTCGGGGTGTGGGCGGTGCGGTGGTTGGTGCGGGAAGAGCGGGCGCTGCACGAGACCAGCCAGGCCTTAACGGCGTCCGTGCGTGTCAGCGAGGAACGGGCCGCCGCGCTGCAGACCTTGATCGAGACGGCGCGGACGCTCACGGCCGAGCCCAACTTGGAACGCCTGCTGTCGCAGATCACGGAGGCGGCCCGGAACCTGACGGGGGCGCGGTATGCCGCCCTCGCATTGCCCCAGTCCGGCGATCCCCGACTCCCCCCGTTCATCGTCTCCGGGATGGATGACGCCACCCAGCGGGCGATTGGCGGGCTCCCCACGGGCCGGGGGCTGTTGGGAGCCCTCCCACCCGACGGCTCCGTCCTGCGTCTGACGGATCTCACGCATCATCCGGCGTCGGTGGGGTTCCCACCCCATCACCCGCCCATGCGGTCCTTCCTGGGGGTCGTGATCCGGGCCCATGGCCAGCCCTTTGGACAGCTCTACCTCACGGAGAAACAGGGGACGGAGGAGTTCACCGAGACCGACGCGCAGGTGATCGCGGCGCTGGCGGCCCAGGCTGGCGTCGTGATCGAGAATGTCCGGCTGCTGGACGAGGTGCGCCAGGCCGAAGCGCAGCACCGGGCGGCCCAGGCGCAACTGGCGAACGTGCTGGACCATTCGCCGGACCTCATCATCTTCACCGATCGAGAGGGACGGATCACCCGGTTCAACCGGGGGGCGGAGCAGGTGCTGGGCTATGCGGCAGCCGAGGTGCTTGGCACGCCGATCGCGGACCTGTATGGGGACCCCCAGGAGCGGCAGGCGGTCCTGGCCGAGTTGGAGGCAACGGGCCATGTCGTCGGCCGGGAGGTCCGGCTCCGCGCCAAGGACGGCCGTCCGGTGACGATCAGCCTGACCCTCTCGCCCCACCGGGATCCTGAGGGTCGGCCGCTGGGCACCGTCGGCCTCAGCAAGGACATCACGGCCGCCAAACGATTGGAGGCCGCCCTCCGGACGAGCAACGCGGAACTGGAGAGCTTCGTCTATGCCGTTTCGCATGATCTCCAGACGCCCCTACGGGGCATCCACGGCTTTGCCGAGCTGCTCCTCAAGCGGACAGCGGGACGGCTGGATGAGCGAGAGCGGCATTATCTCGCCCGCATCCAGTCCGGCAGCAGGCGAATGGCGAATCTGATCAACGATCTCCTGGAATACTCCCGGATCGAGCGGATCACCCATCCCTTCGAGATGGTCCGCATGGAGCAGGTGGTCGGCCAGGTCCGGGCGGAGCTCGGCGAATCGCTGCAGAGGCACGGGGCCGAGCTGCGCTACGAAGGGACGCTGCCGGACGTCTGGGGCGATCGGGTCCGCTTGGCGCAGGTCTGGCAGAACCTGCTGACGAACGCGATCAAGTACGTGAGACCCGGGGAGCCGCCGCGGATCACCGTGGGCGGCCGCGCGGAGGACGGGACGGCCACCTTCTGGGTCCGGGACCAGGGGATCGGCATTCCCTCGCGCTTTCATGACCAGATCTTCCAGTTATTCCGCCGACTCCACCTGCCGGAGCAGTATGAAGGCACGGGGATCGGCCTGGCCATCGCGAAGCGGATCGTGGACTTTCATCGGGGCCGGATCTGGGTGGAGTCGGTCGAGGGCCAGGGCAGCACCTTCTTCTTCACGATTCCTCGCGTGCCTGAAGGAGGCGAGCCCGCCGATCGCGCACAGGACGATTCCAGCTCATCAGGTCCATGA